A genome region from Brassica oleracea var. oleracea cultivar TO1000 chromosome C2, BOL, whole genome shotgun sequence includes the following:
- the LOC106322538 gene encoding oleosin-B1, with product MGILRKKKHERKPSFKSVLTSILATQAATFLLLISGVSLAGTAAAFIATMPLFVVFSPILVPAGITTGLLTTGLAAAGGAGATAVTIILWLYKQATGKEPPAVLSKVLKKIIPGAAAAPAAAPAAAPAAAPAAAPAAAPAAAPAPKPAAAPAPKPAAPPAL from the exons ATGGGGATACTCAGGAAGAAAAAACACGAGCGAAAGCCGTCGTTTAAGAGTGTTTTAACCTCAATATTAGCTACACAAGCCGCAACATTCCTATTGTTGATCTCCGGTGTATCCCTCGCCGGCACAGCCGCCGCATTTATCGCTACCATGCCACTATTCGTAGTATTCAGTCCGATTCTCGTACCAGCTGGTATTACCACTGGTTTACTGACTACGGGTTTAGCAGCCGCCGGTGGCGCCGGTGCGACTGCTGTCACCATCATCCTGTGGCTCTACAA GCAAGCAACGGGCAAGGAGCCGCCAGCAGTCCTGTCAAAAGTCTTGAAAAAGATAATACCAGGTGCTGCAGCCGCACCAGCAGCCGCGCCAGCAGCCGCACCAGCAGCAGCTCCAGCAGCCGCACCAGCTGCCGCGCCAGCAGCCGCACCAGCACCTAAGCCCGCAGCCGCACCAGCACCTAAGCCAGCAGCCCCACCGGCACTATGA
- the LOC106325678 gene encoding oleosin-B1-like, whose amino-acid sequence MGVLRKKHKKKSRRPSFKSVLTSILATQAAIFLLLLAGVSLAGTAVAFIASMPLFVVFSPILVPAGVATGLLATGLAAAGSSGAMAVSLILWVFKRVTGKEPPKIMSKVLKKVFPGGGAAAKLAAKPEAEPAAAPAAAPSAAPAAAPST is encoded by the exons ATGGGGGTACTCAGAAAGAAACACAAAAAAAAATCCAGAAGGCCGTCGTTTAAGAGTGTTTTAACCTCAATATTAGCTACACAAGCCGCAATATTCCTCTTATTGCTCGCCGGTGTTTCCCTCGCTGGCACAGCCGTCGCATTTATCGCTAGCATGCCACTATTCGTAGTATTCAGTCCGATTCTCGTACCAGCGGGTGTTGCCACTGGTTTACTGGCCACGGGTTTAGCAGCCGCCGGTAGCTCCGGTGCAATGGCTGTCTCCCTCATCCTTTGGGTCTTCAA GCGAGTAACGGGGAAGGAGCCGCCAAAAATCATGTCAAAAGTCTTGAAAAAGGTGTTTCCTGGTGGAGGTGCTGCAGCTAAACTGGCAGCAAAACCAGAAGCCGAACCAGCGGCCGCACCAGCGGCAGCACCATCAGCCGCACCAGCAGCTGCACCGAGTACATGA